From the Paenibacillus sp. MMS20-IR301 genome, the window CCGAACCATTGCAGCAGATCCAGGGTATGAATCGTCTGATTCATCAGTACCCCGCCGCCCTCGGTAGCCCAGCGCCCTCTCCAGCTGCTGTTCCTGTAGTACTCCTCACTCCGCGTCCAGGTCACAATCCCTTTCATACAGAGCAGCTTCCCCAGACTGCCGGCACTGATAATCTCCTTAATCCGCATCGAAGGATCATTGTAGCGGTTCTGAAAGACAACACCCAGCTGTCCTGCTGAATGCTCAGCCGCATCCAGAATCATCCGGGCCGAGGGAACATCATGCGCCAGCGGCTTCTCGGTGAGTACATGCTTGCCGGCCTTAAGCAAATCTACGGCCATCCGGGCATGCAGATGATGAGGTGTACAGAGATGAACCATGCTGATATCTCTCCGTTCCAGAAGCTCCCTGTAATCCGTCAAGCCTTCACACCCGTAAGTTTGTGCCGTTTGTACAGCCTGAACGGGGTCACTGTCCGCCACAGCCAGCAGCTGTACATTCTCCATTGATGCAATCGCACCCGCATGCAGCGGGGAAATCGCTCCGCAGCCAATAATAGCTGCCCCAAGCGTATTCATGATATCCACCTTCCATTCTTCCGGCAGCTGCATTCCTGCTATTTGAGGGAGTCCGGAGTCAGATTCAGCGCCACCCGCTGCGCC encodes:
- a CDS encoding Gfo/Idh/MocA family oxidoreductase, producing the protein MNTLGAAIIGCGAISPLHAGAIASMENVQLLAVADSDPVQAVQTAQTYGCEGLTDYRELLERRDISMVHLCTPHHLHARMAVDLLKAGKHVLTEKPLAHDVPSARMILDAAEHSAGQLGVVFQNRYNDPSMRIKEIISAGSLGKLLCMKGIVTWTRSEEYYRNSSWRGRWATEGGGVLMNQTIHTLDLLQWFGGEISAVQGSVTTDVLDQVIEVEDSAHACFTFKNGVRGLFYGTNAYAVNSPVELELVFQEGTLLQRRDCLYLWKDGQETLLSEPPAVSTGGKSYWGTGHSRLIHDFYAHIRDGRKFWIDGVEAIKALELIAGIYRSSESRREVASGQHL